The following is a genomic window from Ictalurus furcatus strain D&B chromosome 14, Billie_1.0, whole genome shotgun sequence.
GGTGATTTTGACAATTACTttggttaattttatttaatgttttaacatGATTTTCAAAAGGTTCTAATCGAGATTGTAATTGTTTACATaaccatatttattttttattttaaaaaatccacaaatgcTAAATGCTAATTCTATTATTTGAAATCAATACAAAGGAAAAACACAGCCTTCTTAACTGAATAAATGTCACCTCCTACAGCCTGTGCTACTTCCAAACAGTGTGTgcttaggtttaaaaaaaaaaaaaaaaaaaaaagatagagacAGGCAGCACTTTGGCGAGGCCTGAGCTTGTAACAAAGGAAGGTTGAAATATCACTTCAGATGAACGAGTTTATGTAAAATTTAATGCCACATTCGACTTACTTCCTAAGTGGTAATTTGCCTGTCTGAATTATGTCATTTTCGACCTCGGTACGTTCAACCGATGAAGTGGAAAAATGAACGCCCCCCCATGTTCAGTTTTTTGTTAGCAAAAAGcaagccagctaactgtgatgaatgatgtagattattttccttgtcAAACAGCGAACTGTACAGTCGatgttttagatttaacaagtgaaaatatctgtATGTTGATTAATCTAAAGATAATTcttgaatatacagtacaattcaTTTAAAGGTCAGAAGTTCTACTTTGTTTATTGCTGATGCTGTGCACAGCCAGGCTGATTTGACATCATTCCATAAATGGGGAAGGAACTCATAGTTACTCAAGTCAGCTTGGGGTAGTCTTCTCAGTTGCAGTGGCATTTCAAGTTGCGAAAGATATGGTTTGTTTAAATATCCTTTATTTAGAAGAACCAATGTTAGTACTATTTTCGATAGACGGTGCCTTTACTACTCTGTATAGACACTTTGTATAGACTTTATAGACTCTATGTATGGACTCTCTTTATAGACTCTATAGACTCTATGTATGGACTCTTTATATAGACCCTCTGGATACAGTAGGCGCTTTCTGTAGACTGTATAAATGCTCTGTATGGACTCTGTATACACTCTCTGCATAAAGTTTCTGCATAGACACTTTTGTATAGATTGTATAGATGCTCTGTGTGGACTCTCTGTATAGACTCTGAGGCATATAGACTCTCTGTATGGACTCTTTGTATAAACTCTATGTATGGACTCTCTGTATAGACTCTCTGTATACAGTAGACGCTTTGTATAGACTGTATAGATGCTCTGTATTGACTCTGTATACACTCTCTGTATAAATTTTCTGCAGAGACACTTTGTATATATGCTCTGTATGGACTCTGCATAGACTTTCTGTTTAGATTCTCTGTACAGACTGTATAGATACTCTATAGATACTTACTGTATAGATTCTCTGTATAGACTCTCTCTTTAGGCCTGTTTTTCCACTGAGCCACAAATAGACTTTGATgccatatttgtaaaatatatatatatttttttattttttttaattgtaaaaacaCCACAAATGAGCTTCATTTAAACTTTGAGACTGCAGCAGTTAATTGTCAGGAAAACCTGGCTTGCTTTACCTTTCCCTAAGAAGGAGGACTTTCTGCAGGATTTTGCAGGATACATGCTGTTCTAATTAGATGCTGTCTTAAAGTCATTGCCTGTCTGGATTTCACttagttttgttttctatttaagAGTCCAAAACTTTGTTTACTGTGGTAATTATACTGAGTACACAGTGCAAATCATTAACCAGCCATATGTCCTATCTGCTCTAAATGCCCTACCTGTCCTCTGATTACCTAGTTCTCCAATTCAACTTTTTTTCATCATAATTATCAAGGGGACTCATTCACAATTATCTACAAAATGCTTTTTAATTGGCCATATGCCACACTGTCGCTCAGCTAAAACAGAAACAAGCCAGATTAGTCACTAATGAAGGCAGGTGATGGTGCatcaccactgtgtgtgtgtccatgaacTACTGATACATCTAATGTCTCATTTAGAGAAAACAAAACCtgggagaataaataaatagacagaaatGAAAAGGAGGCCTGACTATCCAAATGATGtactaaaatattaatatcatgGACTGATTACCTGTCTAAAAAAGTAATTATAGGCTTTTTCAGCATCTGCATCATCTCTGTCTGATTATTGTGCTTCGTGTTCTCCTCAGTCTTTGAAGTATCCAGAATTTCCAGAATACTAAACaacatataattaaaaaatatatttttattaacttcatAACTAGgcttataataaatgtttttttgtgtttgtttgtttgttttgttgttgttgttgttttttttaaaaaacctctgACCACTCTGAAAGTTATTGTTCTTTTATCACAGACATCGAAGGCCTAATGCAGGGCAGACTCCTAATAAAGATGTGCTGATTATAACAGTGTGCCCCCTAGTGGTCTGAACTGGCAGCACTTTCAAAGCGTTCAGCACCAATCAGGACTTTTTCTAGCCCGAGCTTTTGCTTCTCCGCATCACTGGTTCCCAATCCCAGCCCTGGAGACAGCAATCTCTGCACGTTTATGGATTTCCTGGTTCGCACACACCTGCCTCATTTTCTGAAAGGCTTCATAATTAGATCAGGAGTTGAGTCAGATGTAGCTGGATAGAAaattacaaaatacaaaattaggCAGAGAAATTGACCCAATTCtgtgcaaatgtgtgcaatTGCATGTCCACTGCTCTAAAACACCTGCCTCAGTCATTAAGGGCTTGTTAATTAGATCAAGGTCTAGATCAGATGTGTTGATGTAGCGGAAATACAAAAGCATATGGGGATTCCAGGACTGGGATTTGGGAAAATGCTCTGCTCTGAATCATATGAGCTGAGGGACAGTGATGCTGTCTAATGTGGGATATTTCTGAGTTACCCTTGGATTAAAAAGTGGACTTTAGTTAGTAGATCAACATGGATTTGCGTGTGAAAATTTGTTCAAACGACTTTAAGATTAGAAAGGTTAAGGTTGGGGTTCGGGCAGGGTTCCCAAGCTCAATTCATGTTACAATACATGAAAAGACATTTTCCCTGGACTTCAATGGGACAAATAGCCTTTGTCCAAAATGAAAACAGCAAACTAATAAGAAAGAAACGTCTTTACGTGAGTAAGGAGTCTAAGTCTGGACCCACTGATGGGTCCTGGGAGTTTAACCAATAACGACATGCTTTTTTTATGGGCCAGTTTGAATTATGGCTCAATAATGGATGTCTCTGGACACGCTTATGGGTTAGTGGCCATGTCTCTTCTTATGACTTAAGACatataaaatccacaaaaattGATGTTGCTTGATTCGAAATGGCAAAGCAAGCAGGATGAGAGAGAACAACACTCTGTCACTGTTAAAACAATCTTAGCTTTATGATACCTTTGGGAAATTTAAGCCAGGTTGAGTAGATGTGGTGAATTTATAGGTGTTAAATGGATTGGGCGCATGCAATCCAAATCTGCCAACTCTggctggatgatgatgatgatgatgatgatgatgatgatgatgatactaaagctttaaagaaatacattttcttaAAAATCCCTCTGCCTAGTGACTTACGGTAGAAGACGTACTCTGTGCACTTGCACCACTGCTTGTTGTCCGTATGCGATGCGTAAAGGGGAGAGGTGAGCGCCGAGCTGCACGCCACCAGCCGGAAGCCGCTCTCCGCAAGCAGGTCAAACGCCCTCTCTGCGTGCCCGAAAGTGAGGACGAACCGGGACGTGTAGCGCTCAGGAGGGCGCTCAGGATCCCTGCTTTCCCTCAACGCTTCACCGAAGACCTCTTTAGCCAGGGCGATCCTTCCGCAGACGAAAAGTTTCGGCAGTCTGGTGCCTTTCACGTCTGAGACGCACGCGTCGCGCGCGGATGCGACCGTGATGAACCCGTAGCGCCTGTGGGATGACGGGTACGACCTCTGATCGCTGCCTTGAGATACATCATCTAAATCACTGTGAGGGTATTCGTCATGGTTTGGTCGCTTAAGGTCATCAGTTGTGAGGATCTTGACCAGATCTGGAAGCTGGAAGTATTCAGCCTCGCGCTTGAGCCGCCCTCTTTCCGGGAAGTGATCGGGAAGGACGACGTGCTTGTCTCGCAAGTAGTCCAGCACGTATCGAAATAAAAATCCATCCCTATCAATGAAGCACCGTCCTCTCGTGTCTCGGGCCATGTCCTCTGATGTGTCCTTTTTGGATGCAAACATTTTGGCCAGTAAGGAGTTGGGCATGCTGGTCAGGGTGGCGCGCCGGGTGTAGTACACCTGTCCACCCACATTCAGCTCGATCACATCGGAAGTTTGGGTCGAGCCGCTGTCTTTGGGAGCCTGATAAATCCTACAGTTTTCAGTCAGTGCCATGTTGATGCGATGTGTCACACGGATCACAAAGTCACAAAGTTGTGCTTAGTAAAGGTTTATGAAAGGCGACGCGCAAACCGGCGCAGTGCGCACGAGACATCACAGTTAGAACCACGAGCCAGGTAACTATTAAATCCCTGCacactacaatacaatacagtacagtacaaaacacacactccgAGCAAGGTGTTTACCTTTCTCTCCTTCAGCTTTCCAAAAAGTGCTTTAAAGTCCTGCTGAGAATGATGCCACTCAGCCTCCCAAGTTGTTCCCAAGGCGCGCCTTTCTGTCTACGGatttaataacatttcatttttagagCGCATCTGCTGCGGGATGTGTGCACTGTC
Proteins encoded in this region:
- the kctd16a gene encoding BTB/POZ domain-containing protein KCTD16a — encoded protein: MALTENCRIYQAPKDSGSTQTSDVIELNVGGQVYYTRRATLTSMPNSLLAKMFASKKDTSEDMARDTRGRCFIDRDGFLFRYVLDYLRDKHVVLPDHFPERGRLKREAEYFQLPDLVKILTTDDLKRPNHDEYPHSDLDDVSQGSDQRSYPSSHRRYGFITVASARDACVSDVKGTRLPKLFVCGRIALAKEVFGEALRESRDPERPPERYTSRFVLTFGHAERAFDLLAESGFRLVACSSALTSPLYASHTDNKQWCKCTEYVFYRKSLGRGIFKKMYFFKALVSSSSSSSSSSSSSSQSWQIWIACAQSI